In a single window of the Procambarus clarkii isolate CNS0578487 chromosome 51, FALCON_Pclarkii_2.0, whole genome shotgun sequence genome:
- the LOC123774613 gene encoding uncharacterized protein isoform X1: MPRTPLQVLAVLLVAAVGSPLPHDCKHEVFTYGGAEPTGPLQRGHHVSSPVIHRVEAYPVNQYQATYPIGTHPAHITYNVAYGSSVSHALPQPVQPTPEAQRATAAFMAAWNEAAARATQIQTTLVKSAPSGTYTIQIPKQVEATEEVKRATAQFMAAWNKAARRATVVQQAVYSLPQPVQQTEDVKKTTAEFMASWEAAAQQASAIRHAVAATASSGVPQQVEATDEVKRATEQFMEAWRNAAARVPTIQTNLYQITGTTPYSAVPTIVDGVPQFTPEVAHATAEFMKVWNAAAAAAAAAPDVNIIMGDSSWRPSLKASHHAATYSQSSHYHAPASVSYDVASPSALPQPVQPTPEVQRATAVFMAAWNEAAARATQIQTSLVKSAPSGTYSIEIPKQVEATEEVKRATDQFMAAWNKAAQRATVVKQAVYSLPQPVQQAEAVKKTTTEFIASWEAAAQQASAIRHAVAATASSSVPQQVEATDEVKRATEQFMEAWRNAAARVPTIQTNLYQITGTTPYSAVPTIVDGVPQFTPEVAHATAEFMKVWNAAAAAAAAAPDVNIIMGASSLRPSLKASHHAATYSQSSHYHAPASVSYDVASPSALPQPVQPTPEVQRATAVFMAAWNEAAARATQIQTSLVKSAPSGTYSIEIPKQVEATEEVKRATDQFMAAWNKAAQRATVVKQAVYSLPQPVQQAEDVKKTTTEFIASWEAAAQQASAIRHAVAATASSSVPQQVEATDEVKRATEQFMEAWRNAAARVPTIQTNLYQITGTTPYSAVPTIVDGVPQFTPEVAHATAEFMKVWNAAAAAAAAAPDVNIIMGASSLRPSLKASHHAATYSQSSHYHAPASVSYDVASPSALPQPVQPTPEVQRATAVFMAAWNEAAARATQIQTSLVKSAPSGTYSIEIPKQVEATEEVKRATDQFMAAWNKAAQRATVVKQAVYSLPQPVQQAEDVKKTTTEFIASWEAAAQQASAIRHAVAATASSSVPQQVEATDEVKRATEQFMEAWRNAAARVPTIQTNLYQITGTTPYSAVPTIVDGVPQFTPEVAHATAEFMKVWNAAAAAAAAAPDVNIIMGASSLRPSLKASHHAATYSQSSHYHAPASVSYDVASPSALPQPVQPTPEVQRATAVFMAAWNEAAARATQIQTSLVKSAPSGTYSIEIPKQVEATEEVKRATDQFMAAWNKAAQRATVVKQAVYSLPQPVQQAEDVKKTTTEFIASWEAAAQQASAIRHAVAATASSSVPQQVEATDEVKRATEQFMEAWRNAAARVPAIQTNLYQITGTTPYSAVPTIVDGVPQFTPEVAHATAEFMKVWNAAAAAAAAAPDVNIIMGASSLRPSLKASHHAATYSQSSHYHAPASVSYDVASPSALPQPVQPTPEVQRATAVFMAAWNEAAARATQIQTSLVKSAPSGTYSIEIPKQVEATEEVKRATDQFMAAWNKAAQRATVVKQAVYSLPQPVQQAEDVKKTTTEFIASWEAAAQQASAIRHAVAATASSSVPQQVEATDEVKRATEQFMEAWRNAAARVPTIQTNLYQITGTTPYSAVPTIVDGVPQFTPEVAHATAEFMKVWNAAAAAAAAAPDVNIIMGASSLRPSLKASHHAATYSQSSHYHAPVSVSYDVASPSALPQPVQPTPEVQRATAVFMAAWNEAAARATQIQTSLVKSAPSGTYSIEIPKQVEATEEVKRATDQFMAAWNKAAQRATVVKQAVYSLPQPVQQAEDVKKTTTEFIASWEAAAQQASAIRHAVAATASSSVPQQVEATDEVKRATEQFMEAWRNAAARVPTIQTNLYQITGTTPYSAVPTIVDGVPQFTPEVAHATAEFMKVWNAAAAAAAAAPDVNIIMGASSLRPSLKASHHAATYSQSSHYHAPASVSYDVASPSALPQPVQPTPEVQRATAVFMAAWNEAAARATQIQTSLVKSAPSGTYSIEIPKQVEATEEVKRATDQFMAAWNKAAQRATVVKQAVYSLPQPVQQAEDVKKTTTEFIASWEAAAQQASAIRHAVAATASSSVPQQVEATDEVKRATEQFMEAWRNAAARVPTIQTNLYQITGTTPYSSVPTIVDGVPQFTPEVAHATAEFMKVWNAAAAAAAAAPDVNIIMGASSLRPSLKASHHAATYSQSSHYHAPVSVSYDVASPSALPQPVQPTPEVQRATAVFMAAWNEAAARATQIQTSLVKSAPSGTYSIEIPKQVEATEEVKRATDQFMAAWNKAAQRATVVKQAVYSLPQPVQQAEDVKKTTTEFIASWEAAAQQASAIRHAVAATASSSVPQQVEATDEVKRATEQFMEAWRNAAARVPTIQTNLYQITGTTPYSAVPTIVDGVPQFTPEVAHATAEFMKVWNAAAAAAAAAPDVNIIMGASSLRPSLKASHHAATYSQSSHYHAPASVSYDVASPSALPQPVQPTPEVQRATAVFMAAWNEAAARATQIQTSLVKSAPSGTYSIEIPKQVEATEEVKRATDQFMAAWNKAAQRATVVKQAVYSLPQPVQQAEDVKKTTTEFIASWEAAAQQASAIRHAVAATASSSVPQQVEATDEVKRATEQFMEAWRNAAARVPTIQTNLYQITGTTPYSAVPTIVDGVPQFTPEVAHATAEFMKVWNAAAAAAAAAPDVNIIMGTSSQHSYL, encoded by the coding sequence GTGCTTGCAGTGTTACTGGTGGCAGCTGTGGGATCGCCTCTTCCGCATGACTGTAAACATGAAGTCTTTACATACGGTGGAGCGGAACCCACTGGGCCACTACAAAGAGGACATCATGTTTCCTCACCTGTCATTCATAGAGTTGAAGCTTATCCAGTGAACCAATACCAGGCAACATATCCAATAGGTACTCACCCTGCACATATCACTTATAATGTAGCATATGGTTCTTCTGTTTCTCATGCACTGCCTCAGCCTGTCCAGCCTACCCCAGAAGCGCAGAGAGCTACTGCTGCTTTCATGGCAGCATGGAATGAAGCAGCTGCAAGAGCAACTCAAATTCAAACAACTCTGGTAAAATCTGCGCCCTCTGGCACCTATACAATTCAAATTCCGAAGCAGGTAGAAGCAACTGAAGAAGTAAAGAGGGCAACCGCTCAATTTATGGCAGCTTGGAACAAGGCTGCTCGACGTGCAACTGTTGTCCAACAAGCAGTTTACTCTTTGCCACAGCCTGTACAACAAACTGAAGATGTCAAGAAAACAACTGCTGAATTTATGGCTTCCTGggaagctgctgctcaacaagctTCAGCTATTAGACATGCAGTTGCTGCCACTGCTTCCTCCGGTGTCCCACAACAGGTAGAGGCTACAGACGAAGTCAAGAGAGCCACTGAACAATTCATGGAAGCTTGGAGAAATGCCGCTGCACGAGTGCCTACCATTCAGACCAACCTCTACCAGATTACTGGAACTACTCCATATTCTGCTGTTCCAACAATTGTTGATGGAGTTCCTCAGTTCACTCCTGAAGTTGCACATGCCACAGCAGAATTCATGAAGGTATGGAATGCTGCCGCTGCAGCTGCTGCAGCAGCCCCTGATGTAAACATCATAATGGGAGACAGTTCATGGCGTCCATCTCTCAAGGCATCTCACCATGCTGCAACTTATTCACAATCTTCCCATTACCATGCACCAGCCTCTGTATCCTACGATGTAGCTTCTCCATCTGCACTGCCTCAGCCTGTCCAACCTACCCCAGAAGTGCAGAGAGCTACTGCTGTTTTCATGGCAGCATGGAATGAAGCAGCTGCAAGAGCAACTCAAATTCAAACAAGTCTGGTAAAATCTGCGCCCTCTGGCACCTATTCAATTGAAATTCCAAAGCAGGTTGAAGCAACTGAAGAAGTAAAGCGGGCAACCGATCAATTTATGGCAGCTTGGAACAAAGCCGCTCAACGTGCAACTGTCGTCAAACAAGCAGTTTACTCTTTGCCACAGCCAGTACAACAAGCTGAAGCCGTCAAGAAAACAACTACTGAATTTATCGCTTCCTGggaagctgctgctcaacaagctTCGGCTATTAGACATGCAGTTGCTGCCACTGCTTCCTCCAGTGTCCCACAACAGGTAGAGGCTACTGACGAAGTCAAGAGAGCCACTGAACAATTCATGGAAGCTTGGAGAAATGCCGCTGCACGAGTGCCTACCATTCAGACCAACCTCTACCAGATTACTGGAACTACTCCATATTCTGCTGTTCCAACAATTGTTGATGGAGTTCCTCAGTTCACTCCTGAAGTTGCACATGCCACAGCAGAATTCATGAAGGTGTGGAATGCTGCCGCTGCAGCTGCTGCAGCAGCCCCTGATGTAAACATCATTATGGGAGCCAGTTCACTGCGTCCATCTCTCAAGGCATCTCACCATGCTGCAACTTATTCACAATCTTCCCATTACCATGCACCAGCCTCTGTATCCTACGATGTAGCTTCTCCATCTGCACTGCCTCAGCCTGTCCAACCTACCCCAGAAGTGCAGAGAGCTACTGCTGTTTTCATGGCAGCATGGAATGAAGCAGCTGCAAGAGCAACTCAAATTCAAACAAGTCTGGTAAAATCTGCGCCCTCTGGCACCTATTCAATTGAAATTCCAAAGCAGGTTGAAGCAACTGAAGAAGTAAAGCGGGCAACCGATCAATTTATGGCAGCTTGGAACAAAGCCGCTCAACGTGCAACTGTCGTCAAACAAGCAGTTTACTCTTTGCCACAGCCAGTACAACAAGCTGAAGATGTCAAGAAAACAACTACTGAATTTATCGCTTCCTGggaagctgctgctcaacaagctTCTGCTATTAGACATGCAGTTGCTGCCACTGCTTCCTCCAGTGTCCCACAACAGGTAGAGGCTACTGACGAAGTCAAGAGAGCCACTGAACAATTCATGGAAGCTTGGAGAAATGCCGCTGCACGAGTGCCTACCATTCAGACCAACCTCTACCAGATTACTGGAACTACTCCATATTCTGCTGTTCCAACAATTGTTGATGGAGTTCCTCAGTTCACTCCTGAAGTTGCACATGCCACAGCAGAATTCATGAAGGTGTGGAATGCTGCCGCTGCAGCTGCTGCAGCAGCCCCTGATGTAAACATCATTATGGGAGCCAGTTCACTGCGTCCATCTCTCAAGGCATCTCACCATGCTGCAACTTATTCACAATCTTCCCATTACCATGCACCAGCCTCTGTATCCTACGATGTAGCTTCTCCATCTGCACTGCCTCAGCCTGTCCAACCTACCCCAGAAGTGCAGAGAGCTACTGCTGTTTTCATGGCAGCATGGAATGAAGCAGCTGCAAGAGCAACTCAAATTCAAACAAGTCTGGTAAAATCTGCGCCCTCTGGCACCTATTCAATTGAAATTCCAAAGCAGGTGGAAGCAACTGAAGAAGTAAAGCGGGCAACCGATCAATTTATGGCAGCTTGGAACAAAGCCGCTCAACGTGCAACTGTTGTCAAACAAGCAGTTTACTCTTTGCCACAGCCAGTACAACAAGCTGAAGATGTCAAGAAAACAACTACTGAATTTATCGCTTCCTGggaagctgctgctcaacaagctTCTGCTATTAGACATGCAGTTGCTGCCACTGCTTCCTCCAGTGTCCCACAACAGGTAGAGGCTACTGACGAAGTCAAGAGAGCCACTGAACAATTCATGGAAGCTTGGAGAAATGCCGCTGCACGAGTGCCTACCATTCAGACCAACCTCTACCAGATTACTGGAACTACTCCATATTCTGCTGTTCCAACAATTGTTGATGGAGTTCCTCAGTTCACTCCTGAAGTTGCACATGCCACAGCAGAATTCATGAAGGTGTGGAATGCTGCCGCTGCAGCTGCTGCAGCAGCCCCTGATGTAAACATCATTATGGGAGCCAGTTCACTGCGTCCATCTCTCAAGGCATCTCACCATGCTGCAACTTATTCACAATCTTCCCATTACCATGCACCAGCCTCTGTATCCTACGATGTAGCTTCTCCATCTGCACTGCCTCAGCCTGTCCAACCTACCCCAGAAGTGCAGAGAGCTACTGCTGTTTTCATGGCAGCATGGAATGAAGCAGCTGCAAGAGCAACTCAAATTCAAACAAGTCTGGTAAAATCTGCGCCCTCTGGCACCTATTCAATTGAAATTCCAAAGCAGGTGGAAGCAACTGAAGAAGTAAAGCGGGCAACCGATCAATTTATGGCAGCTTGGAACAAAGCCGCTCAACGTGCAACTGTTGTCAAACAAGCAGTTTACTCTTTGCCACAGCCAGTACAACAAGCTGAAGATGTCAAGAAAACAACTACTGAATTTATCGCTTCCTGggaagctgctgctcaacaagctTCTGCTATTAGACATGCAGTTGCTGCCACTGCTTCCTCCAGTGTCCCACAACAGGTAGAGGCTACTGACGAAGTCAAGAGAGCCACTGAACAATTCATGGAAGCTTGGAGAAATGCCGCTGCACGAGTGCCTGCCATTCAGACCAACCTCTACCAGATTACTGGAACTACTCCATATTCTGCTGTTCCAACAATTGTTGATGGAGTTCCTCAGTTCACTCCTGAAGTTGCACATGCCACAGCAGAATTCATGAAGGTGTGGAATGCTGCCGCTGCAGCTGCTGCAGCAGCCCCTGATGTAAACATCATTATGGGAGCCAGTTCACTGCGTCCATCTCTCAAGGCATCTCACCATGCTGCAACTTATTCACAATCTTCCCATTACCATGCACCAGCCTCTGTATCCTACGATGTAGCTTCTCCATCTGCACTGCCTCAGCCTGTCCAACCTACCCCAGAAGTGCAGAGAGCTACTGCTGTTTTCATGGCAGCATGGAATGAAGCAGCTGCAAGAGCAACTCAAATTCAAACAAGTCTGGTAAAATCTGCGCCCTCTGGCACCTATTCAATTGAAATTCCAAAGCAGGTTGAAGCAACTGAAGAAGTAAAGCGGGCAACCGATCAATTTATGGCAGCTTGGAACAAAGCCGCTCAACGTGCAACTGTTGTCAAACAAGCAGTTTACTCTTTGCCACAGCCAGTACAACAAGCTGAAGATGTCAAGAAAACAACTACTGAATTTATCGCTTCCTGggaagctgctgctcaacaagctTCTGCTATTAGACATGCAGTTGCTGCCACTGCTTCCTCCAGTGTCCCACAACAGGTAGAGGCTACTGACGAAGTCAAGAGAGCCACTGAACAATTCATGGAAGCTTGGAGAAATGCCGCTGCACGAGTGCCTACCATTCAGACCAACCTCTACCAGATTACTGGAACTACTCCATATTCTGCTGTTCCAACAATTGTTGATGGAGTTCCTCAGTTCACTCCTGAAGTTGCACATGCCACAGCAGAATTCATGAAGGTGTGGAATGCTGCCGCTGCAGCTGCTGCAGCAGCCCCTGATGTAAACATCATTATGGGAGCCAGTTCACTGCGTCCATCTCTCAAGGCATCTCACCATGCTGCAACTTATTCACAATCTTCCCATTACCATGCACCAGTCTCTGTATCCTACGATGTAGCTTCTCCATCTGCACTGCCTCAGCCTGTCCAACCTACCCCAGAAGTGCAGAGAGCTACTGCTGTTTTCATGGCAGCATGGAATGAAGCAGCTGCAAGAGCAACTCAAATTCAAACAAGTCTGGTAAAATCTGCGCCCTCTGGCACCTATTCAATTGAAATTCCAAAGCAGGTGGAAGCAACTGAAGAAGTAAAGCGGGCAACCGATCAATTTATGGCAGCTTGGAACAAAGCCGCTCAACGTGCAACTGTTGTCAAACAAGCAGTTTACTCTTTGCCACAGCCAGTACAACAAGCTGAAGATGTCAAGAAAACAACTACTGAATTTATCGCTTCCTGggaagctgctgctcaacaagctTCTGCTATTAGACATGCAGTTGCTGCCACTGCTTCCTCCAGTGTCCCACAACAGGTAGAGGCTACTGACGAAGTCAAGAGAGCCACTGAACAATTCATGGAAGCTTGGAGAAATGCCGCTGCACGAGTGCCTACCATTCAGACCAACCTCTACCAGATTACTGGAACTACTCCATATTCTGCTGTTCCAACAATTGTTGATGGAGTTCCTCAGTTCACTCCTGAAGTTGCACATGCCACAGCAGAATTCATGAAGGTGTGGAATGCTGCCGCTGCAGCTGCTGCAGCAGCCCCTGATGTAAACATCATTATGGGAGCCAGTTCACTGCGTCCATCTCTCAAGGCATCTCACCATGCTGCAACTTATTCACAATCTTCCCATTACCATGCACCAGCCTCTGTATCCTACGATGTAGCTTCTCCATCTGCACTGCCTCAGCCTGTCCAACCTACCCCAGAAGTGCAGAGAGCTACTGCTGTTTTCATGGCAGCATGGAATGAAGCAGCTGCAAGAGCAACTCAAATTCAAACAAGTCTGGTAAAATCTGCGCCCTCTGGCACCTATTCAATTGAAATTCCAAAGCAGGTTGAAGCAACTGAAGAAGTAAAGCGGGCAACCGATCAATTTATGGCAGCTTGGAACAAAGCCGCTCAACGTGCAACTGTTGTCAAACAAGCAGTTTACTCTTTGCCACAGCCAGTACAACAAGCTGAAGATGTCAAGAAAACAACTACTGAATTTATCGCTTCCTGggaagctgctgctcaacaagctTCTGCTATTAGACATGCAGTTGCTGCCACTGCTTCCTCCAGTGTCCCACAACAGGTAGAGGCTACTGACGAAGTCAAGAGAGCCACTGAACAATTCATGGAAGCTTGGAGAAATGCCGCTGCACGAGTGCCTACCATTCAGACCAACCTCTACCAGATTACTGGAACTACTCCATATTCTTCTGTTCCAACAATTGTTGATGGAGTTCCTCAGTTCACTCCTGAAGTTGCACATGCCACAGCAGAATTCATGAAGGTGTGGAATGCTGCCGCTGCAGCTGCTGCAGCAGCCCCTGATGTAAACATCATTATGGGAGCCAGTTCACTGCGTCCATCTCTCAAGGCATCTCACCATGCTGCAACTTATTCACAATCTTCCCATTACCATGCACCAGTCTCTGTATCCTACGATGTAGCTTCTCCATCTGCACTGCCTCAGCCTGTCCAACCTACCCCAGAAGTGCAGAGAGCTACTGCTGTTTTCATGGCAGCATGGAATGAAGCAGCTGCAAGAGCAACTCAAATTCAAACAAGTCTGGTAAAATCTGCGCCCTCTGGCACCTATTCAATTGAAATTCCAAAGCAGGTGGAAGCAACTGAAGAAGTAAAGCGGGCAACCGATCAATTTATGGCAGCTTGGAACAAAGCCGCTCAACGTGCAACTGTTGTCAAACAAGCAGTTTACTCTTTGCCACAGCCAGTACAACAAGCTGAAGATGTCAAGAAAACAACTACTGAATTTATCGCTTCCTGggaagctgctgctcaacaagctTCTGCTATTAGACATGCAGTTGCTGCCACTGCTTCCTCCAGTGTCCCACAACAGGTAGAGGCTACTGACGAAGTCAAGAGAGCCACTGAACAATTCATGGAAGCTTGGAGAAATGCCGCTGCACGAGTGCCTACCATTCAGACCAACCTCTACCAGATTACTGGAACTACTCCATATTCTGCTGTTCCAACAATTGTTGATGGAGTTCCTCAGTTCACTCCTGAAGTTGCACATGCCACAGCAGAATTCATGAAGGTGTGGAATGCTGCCGCTGCAGCTGCTGCAGCAGCCCCTGATGTAAACATCATTATGGGAGCCAGTTCACTGCGTCCATCTCTCAAGGCATCTCACCATGCTGCAACTTATTCACAATCTTCCCATTACCATGCACCAGCCTCTGTATCCTACGATGTAGCTTCTCCATCTGCACTGCCTCAGCCTGTCCAACCTACCCCAGAAGTGCAGAGAGCTACTGCTGTTTTCATGGCAGCATGGAATGAAGCAGCTGCAAGAGCAACTCAAATTCAAACAAGTCTGGTAAAATCTGCGCCCTCTGGCACCTATTCAATTGAAATTCCAAAGCAGGTTGAAGCAACTGAAGAAGTAAAGCGGGCAACCGATCAATTTATGGCAGCTTGGAACAAAGCCGCTCAACGTGCAACTGTTGTCAAACAAGCAGTTTACTCTTTGCCACAGCCAGTACAACAAGCTGAAGATGTCAAGAAAACAACTACTGAATTTATCGCTTCCTGggaagctgctgctcaacaagctTCTGCTATTAGACATGCAGTTGCTGCCACTGCTTCCTCCAGTGTCCCACAACAGGTAGAGGCTACTGACGAAGTCAAGAGAGCCACTGAACAATTCATGGAAGCTTGGAGAAATGCCGCTGCACGAGTGCCTACCATTCAGACCAACCTCTACCAGATTACTGGAACTACTCCATATTCTGCTGTTCCAACAATTGTTGATGGAGTTCCTCAGTTCACTCCTGAAGTTGCACATGCCACAGCAGAATTCATGAAGGTGTGGAATGCTGCCGCTGCAGCTGCTGCAGCAGCCCCTGATGTAAACATTATTATGGGAACCAGTTCACAGCATTCATATCTCTAG